One Pyrus communis chromosome 13, drPyrComm1.1, whole genome shotgun sequence genomic window carries:
- the LOC137713472 gene encoding serine/threonine-protein kinase 52-like, producing MKESSDGFVRADQIDLKSLDEQLERHLNRVLTLEKSKIMRDPETNSNSIHLTTTSTSNSTVPTTATSTSSRTLSIPKRHRQEWEIDPSKLLIKSVIARGTFGTVHRGIYDGQDVAVKLLDWGEEGHRTDSEIASLRAAFTQEVAVWHKLDHPNVTKFIGATMGSSDLQIQTENGQIGMPTNICCVVVEYLPGGALKSYLIKNRRRKLAFKVVVQLALDLARGLSYLHSQKIVHRDVKTENMLLDKSRVVKIADFGVARVEASNPNDMTGETGTLGYMAPEVLNGNPYNRKCDVYSFGICLWEIYCCDMPYPDLSFSEVTSAVVRQNLRPEIPRCCPSALANVMKRCWDANPDKRPEMDEVVTMLEAIDTTKGGGMIPQDQSQGCLCLRMKRGP from the exons atgaaggaaaGCTCAGATGGGTTTGTGAGGGCAGATCAGATTGATCTGAAGAGCTTGGATGAGCAGCTGGAGAGGCATCTCAACAGGGTCTTGACTTTGGAGAAGAGCAAGATCATGAGAGACCCCGAAACCAATTCCAACAGCATCCAcctcaccaccacctccacctccaatTCAACCGTCCCCACCACCGCCACCTCCACTTCCTCCAGGACCCTCTCCATCCCCAAACGCCACCGCCAGGAGTGGGAGATCGACCCCTCCAAGCTCCTCATCAAGTCCGTCATTGCTCGTGGCACCTTCGGCACCGTCCACCGTGGCATCTACGACGGTCAAGACGTCGCCG TTAAACTGCTTGACTGGGGTGAAGAGGGTCACAGGACAGACTCCGAGATTGCTTCTCTAAGAGCAGCTTTTACTCAAGAAGTTGCTGTCTGGCATAAACTAGATCATCCTAATGTTACTAAG TTTATTGGGGCGACAATGGGTTCATCAGATCTACAAATACAGACAGAAAATGGTCAAATTGGCATGCCAACTAATATCTGTTGTGTCGTTGTGGAATATCTTCCTGGGGGTGCTCTAAAATCATACCTCATAAAGAATAGGAGAAGGAAGCTAGCTTTTAAAGTCGTTGTCCAGCTGGCACTAGATCTTGCTAGAGG GTTGAGCTACCTACACTCACAGAAAATTGTTCACAGAGATGTAAAGACGGAGAACATGCTGCTGGACAAGAGTCGTGTAGTCAAGATTGCTGATTTTGGTGTTGCTCGTGTTGAAGCTTCAAATCCCAATGACATGACTGGGGAGACCGGCACGCTTGGTTACATGGCTCCTGAG GTCCTCAATGGCAACCCGTATAACAGGAAATGTGATGTTTACAGTTTCGGCATCTGTTTATGGGAAATATATTGCTGTGACATGCCATATCCTGACCTTAGTTTCTCCGAAGTGACTTCAGCTGTGGTTCGCCAG AACTTGAGACCTGAGATACCTAGATGTTGTCCAAGTGCCCTTGCAAATGTAATGAAGCGATGCTGGGATGCGAACCCAGACAAGCGGCCGGAGATGGATGAGGTAGTCACAATGTTGGAGGCGATTGACACAACGAAAGGCGGAGGTATGATCCCTCAAGATCAGTCTCAGGGCTGTCTTTGCCTTCGAATGAAACGAGGACCGTGA
- the LOC137713473 gene encoding bidirectional sugar transporter SWEET5-like translates to MVDTGLVRTIIGIIGNVISLCLFLSPIPTFYRIVKQKAVSDFKPDPYVVTLLNCALWFFYGLPFVHPDSILVITINGIGFVIELVYIFVFLIFSPGSQRLKVFIALVVEVVFFVIVVFVTMYVFSTTKERSLVVGIICIVFNILMYVSPLTVMGMVIKTKSVKYMPFCLSLANFFNGVIWLVYSLLKLDINILIPNGLGTISGAMQLILYAVFYKTTRWEDDVNVRPRSEVQVSNV, encoded by the exons ATGGTGGACACAGGCTTAGTCAGAACGATTATTGGCATTATCG GAAATGTCATCTCTTTGTGCTTATTTCTCTCCCCAat CCCAACATTTTATAGAATAGTAAAGCAAAAAGCAGTATCAGATTTCAAGCCGGATCCCTACGTGGTAACGTTGCTGAATTGTGCCTTATGGTTCTTCTATGGCCTGCCCTTTGTCCATCCTGACAGCATTCTTGTGATAACAATCAATGGCATTGGATTTGTCATCGAACTCGTCTACATTTTCGTCTTCTTAATCTTTTCTCCAGGTTCACAACGC TTGAAGGTCTTTATTGCACTTGTGGTTGAAGTTGTCTTCTTTGTTATTGTGGTTTTTGTTACCATGTACGTTTTCAGTACAACTAAAGAGCGGTCTCTGGTAGTTGGGATCATCTGCATTGTCTTCAACATCCTTATGTATGTATCACCATTGACAGTCatg GGCATGGTGATCAAGACAAAGAGCGTAAAGTATATGCCATTTTGCCTCTCACTTGCTAACTTCTTCAATGGAGTTATTTGGCTGGTCTACTCACTCCTTAAACTGGATATCAATATTCTG ATTCCAAATGGTCTGGGAACGATTTCCGGCGCAATGCAGCTCATTTTGTACGCCGTCTTCTACAAAACCACTCGATGGGAAGACGACGTTAATGTCAGACCGCGGTCGGAGGTCCAAGTGTCCAATGTTTAG
- the LOC137713958 gene encoding protein DELETION OF SUV3 SUPPRESSOR 1(I)-like gives MAAEPQAVTEVAKMDLFEDDDEFEEFDINEEWEDQEEGKEVTQQWEDDWDDDDVNDDFSLQLRRELENNTEKSSA, from the exons ATGGCGGCGGAGCCCCAGGCGGTGACGGAGGTCGCGAAGATGGATCTATTCGAAGACGACGACGAGTTCGAAGAGTTTGATATCAACGAAG AATGGGAGGACCAAGAGGAAGGCAAAGAAGTGACACAGCAGTGGGAAGACGActgggatgatgatgatgttaaCGATGACTTCTCTCTGCAGCTGAGGAGGGAACTTGAGAACAATACTGAGAAGAGCTCAGCTTAG